The proteins below are encoded in one region of Ornithinimicrobium avium:
- a CDS encoding DUF3046 domain-containing protein, translated as MRLSEFWALMEQEFGSGYAVVVARSHALGALDSRTAAEALEGGVPPRQVWRAVCADLDVPDEHHYLPDPKRKD; from the coding sequence GTGCGACTGAGCGAGTTCTGGGCCCTGATGGAGCAGGAGTTCGGGTCGGGGTATGCCGTGGTCGTCGCCCGCTCGCACGCCCTGGGGGCTCTCGACAGCCGGACGGCGGCCGAGGCGCTCGAGGGGGGCGTGCCGCCGCGGCAGGTGTGGCGCGCCGTGTGCGCCGACCTCGACGTGCCGGACGAGCACCACTACCTGCCCGATCCCAAGCGCAAGGACTGA
- a CDS encoding ABC transporter ATP-binding protein produces MTPTSALDAARERDSARTWREESDTSAVPVIPDALRPPAPGTVGPRERLRLLRERHRLRRDRAVAHLATSQDPERGLPVASSATVVAYLRGLLGQRATMVVLVTLANALAAAAGLAVPMLLGRLVDQVVAAEGHPGRAVVADFALVVVAVLAAQAVLTFLAKWLAAVLGQDVLAEAREHVVRAVLKLPLGKVESASTGDLVTRVTRDVGSMSGAVRWALPEFIIGVVTVLLTVVAMVVNAWALAVPTLVTASLSLWQVRRYLQQAPAAYLLEGATYSRINSTLTETVEGARTVEALGLQERRRQAAVDDVEVSSQAERYGLVLRNILFAIMDMAFSLPRVITLVVGALLYARGAVTLGQITAAMLYIETFYGPFDRLVGTIDRLQVGIASTTRLLGIAQVPADRTPGDALPTGSDLVGRDLRYAYRDGTDVLHGIDLELRPGERLAIVGPSGSGKSTLGRLLSGIHAPRTGSASVGGVELVELPLDVLRRQVALVTQEHHVFRGSVRDNVVLAREGSPDAEVWRALATVDAAGWVGGLPQGLDTVLGSGNHVLTPAQAQQVALARLILADPHTLVLDEATSLIDPRTARHLEGSMNALLTNRTVVAIAHRLHTAHDADRIAVVEEGRVVELGSHDELMAADGEYAALWRAWTS; encoded by the coding sequence ATGACCCCGACGTCCGCCCTCGACGCCGCCCGGGAGCGCGACTCCGCCCGCACCTGGCGCGAGGAGAGCGACACCAGCGCCGTCCCGGTGATCCCCGACGCCCTGCGCCCGCCCGCCCCCGGGACGGTCGGCCCGCGCGAGCGGCTTCGGCTGCTGCGGGAGCGCCACCGGCTGCGCCGCGACCGCGCCGTGGCGCATCTGGCCACCAGCCAGGACCCCGAGCGCGGCCTGCCCGTGGCGTCCTCGGCGACGGTCGTGGCCTACCTGCGCGGCCTGCTCGGGCAGCGCGCCACGATGGTCGTGCTCGTCACGCTGGCCAACGCGCTCGCCGCCGCGGCGGGGCTCGCCGTGCCCATGCTGCTCGGCCGTCTCGTCGACCAGGTCGTCGCGGCGGAGGGCCACCCGGGTCGTGCCGTCGTCGCCGACTTCGCGCTCGTCGTGGTGGCCGTGCTGGCGGCGCAGGCCGTCCTGACCTTCCTGGCCAAGTGGCTGGCCGCGGTCCTCGGTCAGGACGTGCTCGCCGAGGCGCGCGAGCACGTCGTCCGCGCCGTGCTCAAGCTGCCGCTGGGCAAGGTCGAGTCGGCCAGCACCGGCGACCTCGTCACCCGGGTCACCCGCGACGTCGGCTCGATGAGCGGCGCCGTGCGCTGGGCGCTGCCCGAGTTCATCATCGGCGTGGTCACGGTGCTGCTCACCGTCGTCGCGATGGTCGTCAACGCCTGGGCTCTGGCCGTGCCCACCCTGGTCACGGCGTCGCTGTCGCTGTGGCAGGTGCGCCGCTACCTGCAGCAGGCGCCGGCCGCCTACCTGCTCGAGGGTGCGACCTACTCGCGCATCAACTCCACCCTCACCGAGACGGTCGAGGGCGCGCGCACCGTGGAGGCCCTCGGGTTGCAGGAGCGCCGCCGGCAGGCGGCCGTCGACGACGTCGAGGTCAGCTCGCAGGCCGAGCGTTACGGGCTGGTCCTGCGCAACATCCTCTTCGCGATCATGGACATGGCGTTCTCCCTGCCGCGGGTCATCACGCTGGTCGTGGGCGCGCTGCTCTACGCCCGAGGCGCGGTGACGCTGGGGCAGATCACCGCGGCGATGCTCTACATCGAGACCTTCTACGGTCCTTTCGACCGGCTCGTCGGCACCATCGACCGCCTCCAGGTGGGGATCGCCTCGACGACCCGGCTCCTCGGCATCGCCCAGGTGCCGGCGGACCGGACGCCCGGCGACGCGCTGCCCACCGGCAGCGACCTGGTCGGCCGCGACCTGCGCTACGCCTACCGCGACGGGACCGACGTGCTGCACGGCATCGACCTCGAGCTGCGGCCGGGGGAGCGGCTGGCGATCGTCGGACCGTCCGGCTCGGGCAAGTCCACGCTCGGCCGGCTGCTGTCCGGCATCCATGCGCCGCGCACGGGATCTGCGTCGGTCGGCGGGGTCGAGCTCGTGGAGCTCCCGCTGGACGTGCTGCGCCGCCAGGTGGCCCTCGTCACCCAGGAGCACCACGTCTTCCGCGGGTCCGTGCGCGACAACGTCGTGCTCGCCCGGGAGGGATCACCCGACGCCGAGGTGTGGCGTGCGCTCGCCACCGTCGACGCGGCCGGGTGGGTCGGTGGTCTGCCCCAGGGCCTGGACACCGTCCTCGGCTCGGGCAACCACGTGCTGACGCCCGCGCAGGCCCAGCAGGTCGCGCTGGCCCGGCTGATCCTGGCCGACCCGCACACGCTGGTCCTGGACGAGGCGACCTCGCTCATCGACCCGCGCACGGCCCGTCACCTGGAGGGCTCGATGAACGCGCTGCTGACCAACCGCACGGTCGTGGCGATCGCGCACCGGCTGCACACCGCGCACGACGCCGACCGGATCGCGGTCGTGGAGGAGGGCCGCGTCGTCGAGCTCGGCAGCCATGACGAGCTGATGGCCGCCGACGGCGAGTACGCCGCGCTCTGGCGGGCCTGGACCAGCTAG
- a CDS encoding AEC family transporter, with the protein MVAVLQGFWLIAAVIAVGWLLAHTGMFGRTEQQVLARLTFWVGSPALLFLVVGDAEVGVIFSGFLVATVSGAVVTGAAYLLVARLVLRRPATHALMGGMGVSYVNANNLGLPIAIYVLGDGSWSASIILVQLLVLQPTWLAALDASQQGRVSLRRVLRSPVTNPLTIGSLLGLGVALTGIELPGDVRAPIELIGGLAIPGMLLAFGISMRLSPVPRGKGNLAELGVVVLLKLGLMPAVAALVAGPVLGLPHDAVLAAVVMSSLPTAQNVFILAVAYGRGRTSPATPCWPRPCWRCPPC; encoded by the coding sequence GTGGTGGCCGTCCTGCAGGGCTTCTGGCTGATCGCGGCGGTGATCGCGGTCGGCTGGCTGCTGGCGCACACCGGCATGTTCGGACGCACCGAGCAGCAGGTCCTGGCACGGCTCACCTTCTGGGTCGGCTCCCCGGCGCTGCTCTTCCTCGTCGTCGGGGACGCCGAGGTGGGCGTCATCTTCTCCGGGTTCCTGGTCGCGACGGTGTCGGGCGCGGTGGTGACGGGTGCGGCATACCTCCTCGTGGCCCGGCTGGTGCTGCGGCGGCCCGCGACCCACGCGCTCATGGGCGGGATGGGCGTGAGCTACGTCAACGCCAACAACCTCGGCCTGCCGATCGCGATCTACGTCCTCGGGGACGGGTCGTGGTCGGCGTCGATCATCCTCGTCCAGCTGCTCGTCCTGCAGCCGACGTGGCTGGCGGCCCTGGACGCCAGCCAGCAGGGGCGCGTGTCGCTGCGGAGGGTGCTGCGCTCGCCGGTCACCAACCCGCTGACGATCGGCAGCCTCCTGGGCCTGGGCGTCGCGCTGACCGGGATCGAGCTGCCCGGCGACGTCCGGGCGCCGATCGAGCTGATCGGGGGGCTGGCGATCCCGGGCATGCTGCTGGCGTTCGGGATCTCGATGCGGCTCTCCCCGGTGCCGAGGGGGAAGGGCAACCTCGCCGAGCTCGGCGTGGTCGTGCTGCTCAAGCTCGGGCTGATGCCGGCGGTCGCCGCCCTGGTGGCCGGTCCGGTTCTCGGGCTGCCCCACGACGCCGTGCTGGCCGCCGTCGTCATGTCCTCGCTGCCGACCGCCCAGAACGTGTTCATCCTCGCCGTGGCCTACGGGCGCGGGAGGACATCGCCCGCGACGCCGTGCTGGCCACGACCCTGCTGGCGATGCCCGCCATGCTGA
- a CDS encoding carboxyl transferase domain-containing protein translates to MTDSRERPGTSGAGDDDDAFGEADYLTGDGGVTRDLLDRRPVVPRTVAALYEARPKLNPNTAITEFLRRVHLQERHGHMRVVDDLIGLQRRVGDTIEHYKDKLLNAEAKSGATESAKFGIGHFDGQRAVVYVVDWAFFAGSLGEVAGEKFVQAAELAAREKLPLVSMGASSGVRQHENVLGLIQMQRMAAAANKFQHTTNRPYICVLAGQVWGGMSASAVPVADLVVALEGTDYGFAGARVIETFEGKQVPKGMQSAEANFLDRNVDVLVKDVDELIAFLGRIFAADRSVNKIRPEKDAGATRPSDVVDGGRAMTAGPEGFSAALWDHQVPEQTVQVPRARRDRPGTEMALREALMARYNEIAASAGRLDTEFFLQTVFDSAVPFYNHVRFEDEKTYPNVVAGLGTIGEQTFMVIGDQPSYRLSGGYVGKKPANPGPEDFEYAVRMMQAAQRWELPIVFFTDTLGALPTMAAERRGQSRAIAQSIKTSASHPLPTVSIISGAMGSGGGLATTPFGRHTVMLDSALGFVSEPRSTATILYAEANPTVEQVGMTLETMRASADDLRAQGLVDTIVHDAEDPYATSRALRAAIVEGYNRQYGLTPRRLRRQADDRLRPKTLGRLATEHD, encoded by the coding sequence ATGACCGACTCGCGCGAGCGCCCCGGGACCAGCGGCGCCGGGGACGATGACGACGCCTTCGGGGAGGCCGACTACCTCACCGGTGACGGCGGCGTGACGCGCGACCTGCTGGACCGCCGGCCGGTCGTGCCCCGCACGGTGGCAGCGCTCTACGAGGCCCGGCCCAAGCTCAACCCCAACACCGCGATCACGGAGTTCCTGCGGCGGGTGCACCTGCAGGAGCGGCACGGGCACATGCGGGTCGTCGACGACCTCATCGGGCTGCAGCGCCGGGTCGGCGACACCATCGAGCACTACAAGGACAAGCTGCTCAACGCCGAGGCCAAGAGCGGCGCGACCGAGTCCGCCAAGTTCGGCATCGGCCACTTCGACGGCCAGCGCGCCGTCGTCTACGTCGTCGACTGGGCCTTCTTCGCCGGCTCTCTCGGCGAGGTCGCCGGGGAGAAGTTCGTCCAGGCCGCCGAGCTGGCCGCCCGGGAGAAGCTCCCGCTGGTGAGCATGGGCGCCTCCTCCGGGGTGCGCCAGCACGAGAACGTCCTCGGCCTGATCCAGATGCAGCGGATGGCGGCGGCCGCCAACAAGTTCCAGCACACCACCAACCGGCCCTACATCTGCGTGCTGGCCGGCCAGGTCTGGGGCGGGATGTCGGCGAGCGCGGTCCCGGTCGCCGACCTCGTGGTCGCCCTGGAGGGGACGGACTACGGGTTCGCCGGCGCGCGCGTCATCGAGACCTTCGAGGGCAAGCAGGTCCCCAAGGGTATGCAGTCCGCCGAGGCCAACTTCCTCGACCGCAACGTGGACGTCCTCGTCAAGGACGTCGACGAGCTCATCGCCTTCCTCGGCCGGATCTTCGCCGCCGACCGCTCGGTCAACAAGATCCGCCCGGAGAAGGACGCCGGCGCCACCCGTCCGAGCGACGTCGTCGATGGCGGGCGTGCGATGACGGCGGGCCCGGAGGGGTTCTCCGCCGCTCTCTGGGACCATCAGGTGCCCGAGCAGACCGTGCAGGTCCCGCGCGCCCGCCGCGATCGTCCGGGCACGGAGATGGCGCTGCGCGAGGCCCTCATGGCCCGCTACAACGAGATCGCGGCCAGCGCGGGGCGGCTGGATACGGAGTTCTTCCTGCAGACGGTCTTCGACTCGGCGGTGCCGTTCTACAACCACGTGCGCTTCGAGGACGAGAAGACCTACCCCAACGTGGTCGCCGGCCTCGGCACGATCGGCGAGCAGACCTTCATGGTCATCGGCGACCAGCCCTCCTACCGGCTCTCCGGCGGCTACGTGGGCAAGAAGCCGGCCAACCCGGGTCCGGAGGACTTCGAGTACGCCGTGCGGATGATGCAGGCCGCCCAGCGCTGGGAGCTGCCGATCGTCTTCTTCACCGACACCCTCGGCGCGCTGCCGACGATGGCGGCCGAGCGGCGCGGCCAGTCCCGTGCGATCGCGCAGAGCATCAAGACCTCCGCCTCCCACCCGCTGCCGACCGTCTCCATCATCAGCGGCGCGATGGGCAGCGGCGGCGGCCTGGCGACGACCCCCTTCGGACGGCACACGGTGATGCTCGACAGCGCGCTCGGCTTCGTCTCCGAGCCGCGCTCGACCGCCACGATCCTGTATGCCGAGGCCAACCCGACCGTCGAGCAGGTCGGGATGACCCTGGAGACGATGCGTGCCTCGGCCGACGACCTGCGGGCCCAGGGCCTGGTGGACACGATCGTGCACGACGCCGAGGACCCGTACGCGACCTCACGGGCCCTGCGCGCGGCCATCGTCGAGGGCTACAACCGGCAGTACGGCCTGACCCCGCGCCGCCTGCGCCGCCAGGCCGACGACCGGCTGCGGCCCAAGACGCTGGGCAGGCTGGCCACCGAGCACGACTGA